The Limnospira fusiformis SAG 85.79 genomic interval TCCTGCACAAATTCTCTAGTTTCGGTCGTATAAACCCCCAAAATGCCATAATAGGAATTTTGGCTTTCAATGGGAATACTGATCCCATTAATATGGGGAAACTGATAAATATTTGACGACGGTTCTATTCCTAGGTTAAGGTGGTGGCTAGGAGAGGGTGTAGTTGATGATGATTCAGGTAAAATAAATGAGTAAACCTGGTGATATTTGTCAGTTTTTAAGCGATGATTATGGGTGTGTTGATGGTTAGCGATCGCCACCGTCAGGCGATCGGGTTCAGACACCCGTATTTCTAATAACTTACAATAATCCACCTGTAAACATCGACCCACCATCCCGACAATATCCTGAATTAATATTTCCGAGTCAATACCCAAGAGAGCTTTTTGTCCAACTTCAGCTACCATAGCCTGCTGATAAGCCTTAGTCGCAATTTCCGCCTCAATTTTTTGTCGCTCCGCAATTTCAACTCGCAACTTTTCGTTAGTTTCTTGTAGTTGAGATGTTCGCTGTTCCACCAGCATTTCTAAGTCTTGGTTCAATTCTTGCAGAGATTTTTCAGCGGATTTTAGTTCACTAATATCAGTGAGAGTTCCCACAAAACCAACTATTTCATCATCATCATTTAGCTCAGGAACAGCTTGGGAAAAAACCCAAACTACCTGGCCTTCACCATGACAAAAACGATATTCTAACTGAAACATTTGATGATTATTAACGCATTTATTCCATTCATTAATTACCCGCTCTCGGTCATCAGGATGAAGCCTTTTAGTCCAACCATGCCCAAACATTTCCATGACTGAACAGCCAACCAAATCACATCCACGCTCATTGATATAGACAAATTTACCTTCAGCATCAGTCCGAAATATCCCCACCGGAGAAATATCTGTAAGAGTCGCATAGCGAGCCTCACTTTCCCGCAAAGCCTCCTCAACCTGACAACGTTCAATTTCTAATAACTCCCGTTCCGTCACATCTTGAACTAATGACAAAATCGATATAACCTGATGGGACTCATCCCGTAATACTAAGTTATACCATTCACAGTAGATTACTCTCCCGTCTTTGGTATAGTTACGATTCTTACAAATATTTTTATTGGTTTTGTCTCCGAGTAAATCACCGATAACTGTTTCTACTAATTGTAGGTCTTCTTCAAAAACAATTGGCCATTCTCCCCAATGAATACCTATGATTTCTTCAGCCTTCCACCCAAAGATTTTTTCCGCTTGCTTTCCCCAATATTGTACCTTAAATTCTGGGTCCCATTCAATCACAGCTAGAGGAGAATTTTCCACGTGCGATCGCATTTTATTATGAGCTTTTAATAACTCTTTTTTTGACTGTTGTTGTTCCTCCAAGTACCTGGTAAGCATTTGATTAGTTTTTTGCAGTTCAAGGGTACGTTCTTGTACCCGTTGTTCCAATTCCGCCGTCAGACTTTTTAAAGCTGATTCAGCTCGCTTATTTTCAGTAATATCACGAGCAACCCAAGCTACAGATTCCGAGGAAATGGGGGAGATATTTGCCGAAAACCACAAGCAATCACCTTCCACATTCAGATGATATTCAAAATTTATAATTCTCCCCGTTTGCAAACATTGATTAACTTTTTCTCTAAAAATATTGTCCGGGTAATCAGGAGAAAATAGCTGCCGAGTTTGGTTAATTATTGGAGATGTATTACCCTCGTATTTTGTACCTAGGTATTCATGATTATTTTGCCGGGACTTGCGGGGAGTCTGAATCGAATTGGTGCGAGTATTAATAATCAGGATAATATCAGTCAAAGCATCAAAAAATGTCAGAAGATTCGGTTCACCAGTTCGCAATTTTTGTTCAATCATGCGGATGATACCCCGTTGACTGATTTCCCCCTGTAGTTGGGCATTGGTATTTTGTAATTTAGCCTTAAATTGTGCCAGTTGCTGTTGCAGCTTAGTGGGGCTAATTCTACTGAGAATATCATGGTTAGGATGGGAATCAACAAGTTTTTCTATCACCCGATACTCAGGAATTATTCCAGTTAAATAATCTTTCTCATCTAGAACTGGGATATAGTGAATTTTATGGGTTTTTAATTTTTGAATAATTGCATAAATGTCCAGCTCATCTGCTTCTCGCCAGACCACAGGGGGTTGTCTCATCACTTCAGACACAACCAAGTCCCCCGGATTTTCCCCCGCACCAATTAGCTGCACCACGTCCCTTTCCGTCCACATACCCACCAATTTCCCATCTTCCACCACCAGTACACAACTGTTAGGGGGGAAGTTTTCTGTTCCCCACTGGTCTGAGGGCTCCTGACTCATTAAAGCCATGACCTCCATGAGGGAGGTATTAGGAACAACCGTTAGGGGGTCTCTATGGATGATGTCGTTTAAAGTTGGACTGGACATAAGCCAAGGGTTAA includes:
- a CDS encoding PAS domain S-box protein — translated: MSSPTLNDIIHRDPLTVVPNTSLMEVMALMSQEPSDQWGTENFPPNSCVLVVEDGKLVGMWTERDVVQLIGAGENPGDLVVSEVMRQPPVVWREADELDIYAIIQKLKTHKIHYIPVLDEKDYLTGIIPEYRVIEKLVDSHPNHDILSRISPTKLQQQLAQFKAKLQNTNAQLQGEISQRGIIRMIEQKLRTGEPNLLTFFDALTDIILIINTRTNSIQTPRKSRQNNHEYLGTKYEGNTSPIINQTRQLFSPDYPDNIFREKVNQCLQTGRIINFEYHLNVEGDCLWFSANISPISSESVAWVARDITENKRAESALKSLTAELEQRVQERTLELQKTNQMLTRYLEEQQQSKKELLKAHNKMRSHVENSPLAVIEWDPEFKVQYWGKQAEKIFGWKAEEIIGIHWGEWPIVFEEDLQLVETVIGDLLGDKTNKNICKNRNYTKDGRVIYCEWYNLVLRDESHQVISILSLVQDVTERELLEIERCQVEEALRESEARYATLTDISPVGIFRTDAEGKFVYINERGCDLVGCSVMEMFGHGWTKRLHPDDRERVINEWNKCVNNHQMFQLEYRFCHGEGQVVWVFSQAVPELNDDDEIVGFVGTLTDISELKSAEKSLQELNQDLEMLVEQRTSQLQETNEKLRVEIAERQKIEAEIATKAYQQAMVAEVGQKALLGIDSEILIQDIVGMVGRCLQVDYCKLLEIRVSEPDRLTVAIANHQHTHNHRLKTDKYHQVYSFILPESSSTTPSPSHHLNLGIEPSSNIYQFPHINGISIPIESQNSYYGILGVYTTETREFVQEDVHFLQSVANVLATAIERQHAEEQLMNSLKEKEILLKEIHHRVKNNLLVVSNLLEFQSDYTDNPEVIKLLSDSQQRIQSMALIHEKLYKSTGLDRINFGDYLNDLVEQLFDSYGTEAHTVDLELDIESVELNLETANPCSLIVNELISNAFKHAFVDERPGKLGLELHQDDLGIITLIIRDNGVGIPEGLDIRNVESLGMELIWTLTEQIEGNLELLDVTEGTAFKLIFSELSYRQRY